The DNA window GTCCACGTGCGTTGCCGACCGCCGGTACGAATCGACGAGGTCCGGCCCCAGGGACAGCAGGCCCCCGGCTTCCACGAACTCCTTGATGTCCATCGTCGTCGGCAGTCGGTACTTGAGCGCGAGGTCTGCGACCATTCTTGGCCGGTTCGCGACCAGGGGATCACCCGGCGCGATCAGCGCACCTGCGCCCTGCCTGGTCGCGGTCTTGAAGGCGCCCGCGAGGTCCCCGGGAACCCGCACTTCGAGGCGTTGAAGCTTCAACCCCAGCGTGGGGGCCGCGGCCTCGAGCTCCTTCAAGACCGGCCCGTAGGTGGGATTGGGCGGGTTCCAGAAGACCGCCACCCGCGCAAGGCTCGGCACGATCGCCTTGAGCAGCTCCAGCCGCTTCCCGCCGAGCTGCGAAGTCATCAATGTCATCCCCGTGACGTTGCCGCCCGGCCGCGCGAGGCTGGCGACGAGTCCGGTCTCGACCGGATTGGCGGCGAGGCCCCCCATGACGATGGGGATCGCGCTGGTGGCTTGCTTGGCCGCAAAGCTCGCCGGCGTACCGGAAGCCAGGATCAGCTTCACCTTCAGGTCGACCAGCTCGGCCGCGAGCTCGGGCAGCCGATCATTGCGGTCCTCCGAGAAGCGGTACTCGATGGCGATGTTCTGGCCCTCGACGTAGCCGAGCTCGCGCAGCCCCTGGAGAAAGCCCTCGATCATAAAGGCCCGGCCCTCGCGCGAGCCGACGGCCAGAAAACCGATCCGGGGAACTTTCGCGGCCTGCTGGCCGGGCCTCTCGCAGCCAGACAGAAGGCTGAAAGCGGCCAGGGCCACGCTGCCCTGCAGGAGCTCGCGACGGCTATGGCGGCGCATGCTGGCCCCCCTGGACTGCGTGTATCGCGTGCCGCTCAATTCCATCAAAGCTGGCCGGAGTCGCCCCAGCCCTCGAGCAGCTTGACGTAGTCGGGGTTCTCGTAGCGGTCGAGGCGGAAGGCGGGAGCATAGCGCGGGAGCGGGCGCTCGGCGATGTAGTCGGCGAGAAGATCCGCCGCGCCATTGGAGGCCATCATGCCGTAGCCGGAGAGCGCGCCGATCACGTAGGCGCCCTCCATGGGCAGCGGCCCGGCGAGAAAGCGATTCTCTCGCGTCTTGGTGTAGTAGCCGCCGTCCACGAAGCAGCGAGGCATGCGCGTGAGATAGGGCGAGAGACGCGGGATCATCCGCGCCATCCCATGGAGCACGACCTCGGGGTAGGCAGGATCGAATTCCGGCGGAAAGCTGGGCTCCACGGTCTCGACGTCATAGGTCCAGATGCCGAGGACGGAAGTGCTTTCCCCCGCGCCCTCGGGACGGCCGTGCGCGCCCCCCGGTAGCTCGTCCACGAGACGCCGGTGGCGGGCCGAGCTCGACAGCTCCTCCCGCTCGTCCTCCGACCACGCGATGGTCACCGGATCGGTCCAGATGGTCAGGGGCGCCGAGCGCGGCATCGCGCCGAGCGGGTCGTTGAAGGCGATCTTGGCGTGCAGCTCGCAGAAGAGCGGGAGCTTGATCCCGAGCATCCGGGCCGCCGTCTCGTGTAACGGTCCCGCCGCCAGCACCACGCGCGAGGTCCCGATGGTCTGGAGGCCACCTGCGGCGCGCATGTCGACGCCGCGCACGCGTCCGCCTGCCGTGTCGATGCGCTCCACCCGACCTTCCATGAGGCGGACCCCATGCTCGCGGGCGCGCTCGAGCATGTACATGCCGAGCTGCTGGCCGCTGAACCATCCGCAGCGCCGGGCGTGGACGAGGGCCAGCGTCTCCGGGGCGAGGAAGGGGAAGTGGCGCCGGATGAGTACCGGCTCGGTGATCACGTCCGAGCCGGTCAGCGGCGAGTCGAATCCTTCTGAGGCGGCGGGCTCGTAGCCGCTTGCCACCGTCGCGTGCAGGCGCATCGGCCCGGAGCCGAGCGTGGCCGCCTCGCGTGCCATCTCCACGAAGCGAGAGACGCGCGCGGGGTCAGCGGTGGCGAAGAGGTAGCCACGCCGATTGAGGCGCATGACATTGTCGCTCTCGTGGGCCAGCTCCTCGAGAAGGTCGATGCTCCGGTTCATCACCGCGACCATGTCGTCGCCGGGACCGGGCCACCAGTTGCGGTAGCACTCCGCGGACTTGTCGCTGGTCAGGGAGAGGGGCGGGCGCTCGTCCACCAGGAGCACGTCGCGCACTCCGCGGCGCACGGCCAGGTGGTAGGCGGTGGCGACGCCGGCGATACCTGCGCCACAGATCACGACCTCCGCTGCGACTTGGGCCACGATGCCCGCCAGCATACCTCAATCCCTCAGCCTCGCGTTGCGTACGCCTTCACACTCCTTTACCTTCACGACATATCCCCTTCACGTGGCCGCCACATGGTGCGGCACGAGCAGGGAGGGGCGCCTGCGAAGTGATCTAGCCACGGGAGGGGCGCATGCGAGCAAGAGAGGTGCTCGGAGGGCTGGTGCTGGTTCTCGGGCTGACGGTGCCGGCGGCGGGACAATCACCGGAGGACGCGCAGGCACCGGAGCTCCTGCCCGTGGCCTATGAGGAGATGGGTCGGGCCGCGGACCGTCCCGAGATGCAGGGACACCGGGCTTTCGGCGGCTGGCAGCACCGCGCCGGAGGGTGGCAGGGGCGAGGCGGGCGCTCCTTCATCGGCATGGTGCTCCGCCATCGACAGGAGCTGGGGCTGACCCCTCAGCAGGTGGAGTCGATCCAGAAGCTCGGCATGGACTTTCGACGGGCGGCCATCCGGCGCACGGCCGATCAGCAGCTCGCTCGGCTCGATCTGATGGAATTGCGGCGAAGCGATCCCGTGGACATGGGCAAGGTCGAGACCAAGGTCCGGGAGATCGAGCGCATGCGGGCCGATGGGCAGATCGCCGCCATCCGCACGAGCGAGCAGGCCAAGGCCCAGCTCACGGCCGAGCAGAAGGAGAAGCTCAAGGGACTCTGGGCCGCGCGCTGGCAGCGGATGCCCTAGGCCGAACTTTTCGTGATCGCGCGTGCCGCATTTTTGCCTCCCCCTCATCCTGCCCTCTCCCCCTCTGGGGGCGAGGGATCAAAATGAATTCCTCTCCCTCGGAGAGGAGAGGGCCGCAGTTCGAGCTGAAGGGCGCAGCCCTGAGGCGAGGCCTGAGTAGACCAGGGTGGCGTTGTCTGGCGAATAGTCCAGGCCAGGACTCAGACGGGATGGAGGCGATGTCCGAGGGGGCGAGCCGCAGTAGGGTACACTCCTCGAATGGCGCTCGCCCCGATCATCCGTCGCTACGAGCCGGCGGACTTTGATGCGGTGAACGATCTCTGGCGGCGCGCCCGCCTCCGGGCCTTTCCGGATTTCCAGGCGCGGAAGGGACATACGGCGGAGGAGGATCGCGAGCACTTCCGCGACGTGGTCCTGGTCCGTCATGATGTCTGGGTGGCGGAGCTCGACGGGAGGGCCACGGGGTTTCTGGCCATGGCCGGTGATTTCATCGACCAGCTCTACATTGACCCGGATCACCAGCGGAAGGGCATCGGGCGCGCCCTGATCGCTCATGCCCAGGCGCTGTCGCCCTCCGGCCTTCGCCTCTTCACCTTCCAGATCAACCACGATGGCCGCGCCTTCTATGAGAGCCTCGGGTTCGTGGCCGTGAGGCTCGGCGTCAGCCCGGCGCCGGAATCCGAGCCCGATGTCGAATACCACTGGAAGCCTCAACGGGAGAGCATCGCCTGCTCGTAGCCCCAGCAATCTTTCGTGGTACAGTACCGACCGCCGGACGTGCAGGCATTGATCCGCAACGATCCAGAGGAGGGAGTCGATCATGACCGATTCAGCCCTGACCATACGATCGCTCAAGGACAAGGTCTCGCCAGAGGAATGGGCGGTGCGTGTGGATCTCGCGGCCTGCTATCGGCTCGTGTCGCGGTACGGCTGGGAGGATCTCGTCTTCACGCATATCAGCGCGCGGGTCCCGGGCACCCAGGACCACTTCCTGATCAATCCGTACGGTCTGTTCTTCGACGAGATCACGGCCTCGAGCCTGGTCAAGATCGACCAGGAGGGCAACAAGGCGGATGACTCGCCGTTTCCCGTCAACGCCGCTGGCTTCGTCATTCACAGCGCCATTCATGGCGCGCGCCACGACGCCCAGTGCGTGCTGCACACACACACCCCGAGCGGGGTGGCCGTCTCGACGCAGCGGGCGGGACTGCTCCCGATCTCCCAGCATTCGATCTCGGTGCTCGGGAGCCTGAGCTACCATGACTTCGAAGGTCCGGCCCTCCGGGACGACGAGAAGCCCCGGCTCGTGGCGGACCTCGGCGACAAGAACTCGCTGATCTTGAGAAATCACGGGCTCCTGACCGTGGGGGAGACCGTGGCCGAGGCCTTCGTCTCCATGTACTACCTGGAGACGTCCTGCGCGATCCAGGTACGCGCCCAGTCGGGCGGGGGAGAGCTGATCTCGGTTCCCAAGGAGATCATCGACAGCGCCTACCCTGTCATGGGCGCCAGACGGGGAGGGAGCCGGGGCGAGCTGGTGTGGCCCGGGCTGCTCCGGCGGCTCGACCGTAGCGATCCCTCGTATCGCGACTGATCGCGCGCCTCGAGGCTTCCATGATCGCGCTCAGGCTGGCCGTGGCCGTCGCCCTCGCTCTCTTCGCCACGCCCGCATGGGCGCAGCTCGATCAGGTCCTCAAAGGTCTTGGCCTAAGCCAGCAAGGCAGCGGCCTGTCCGACGTCAAGGTCGGAGCCGGGTTGAAGGAGGCGCTCCAGGTCGCCACCGAGAAGTCAGTCAGTCTCACCGGGCGGACGAACGGCTACTTCGGCAACGAGGCGATCAAGATCCTCATGCCCGAGAAGCTGCGCAGCGTGGAGCAGGGGCTGCGGGTCGTGGGCTACGGCCCCAAGGTCGACGAGTTCGTGCTGAGCATGAACCGGGCCGCCGAGAAGGCCGCGCCGGCCGCCAAGAAGATCTTCTGGGACGCCATCGGCTCGATGACCTTCGACGACGCCCAGAAGATTCTGGGGGGCGGGGACACCGCGGCCACGGACTTCTTCAAGCGGACGACGACCGACAAGCTCACGGCGGCCTTCAAGCCCGTGGTGGATCGCACCATGGGAGAAGTCGGAGTGGTCCGCAAGTACAAGGAGCTGATGGGGCGCTTCGAGGCCATTCCCTTCGCGCAGAGCCAGACCTTCGACCTCGACGGCTACGTGGTCGGCAAGGCGCTGGACGGTCTGTTCCACGTGGTGGGCGAGCAGGAGCGGCAGATCCGAACGAACCCGGCGGCGCGGACGACGGCCCTGCTCAAGGAAGTCTTTGCCTCGAAGTGACCTGCGCGGGAGATCTGACGTGAAAAGGCATGTGATCGTCTCGGCCGTCGTCCTGAGCCTCGCCGCGAGCCTCGTGCTTGTCTCCGGCGCGGCTTTGGCCCAGCAGCCGCGCACGGGCTCTGCCGGCGGCCGCCCGGGTGCGGGCGGCCACGTGGGCATGCACCGCCCCGTTCCTCCACCTTTTGTGCGTCCGCCCTTCGTCCATCGGCCTGGCCATTTCCCCGCGCGGTTTTTCGTGTACGCGGCACCCCCCTGGTACGG is part of the Candidatus Methylomirabilota bacterium genome and encodes:
- a CDS encoding ABC transporter substrate-binding protein yields the protein MRRHSRRELLQGSVALAAFSLLSGCERPGQQAAKVPRIGFLAVGSREGRAFMIEGFLQGLRELGYVEGQNIAIEYRFSEDRNDRLPELAAELVDLKVKLILASGTPASFAAKQATSAIPIVMGGLAANPVETGLVASLARPGGNVTGMTLMTSQLGGKRLELLKAIVPSLARVAVFWNPPNPTYGPVLKELEAAAPTLGLKLQRLEVRVPGDLAGAFKTATRQGAGALIAPGDPLVANRPRMVADLALKYRLPTTMDIKEFVEAGGLLSLGPDLVDSYRRSATHVDKILKGANPADLPMEQPTKLDLFVNLKTARALGLTIPQSVLVQATQVIQ
- a CDS encoding FAD-binding oxidoreductase, producing the protein MLAGIVAQVAAEVVICGAGIAGVATAYHLAVRRGVRDVLLVDERPPLSLTSDKSAECYRNWWPGPGDDMVAVMNRSIDLLEELAHESDNVMRLNRRGYLFATADPARVSRFVEMAREAATLGSGPMRLHATVASGYEPAASEGFDSPLTGSDVITEPVLIRRHFPFLAPETLALVHARRCGWFSGQQLGMYMLERAREHGVRLMEGRVERIDTAGGRVRGVDMRAAGGLQTIGTSRVVLAAGPLHETAARMLGIKLPLFCELHAKIAFNDPLGAMPRSAPLTIWTDPVTIAWSEDEREELSSSARHRRLVDELPGGAHGRPEGAGESTSVLGIWTYDVETVEPSFPPEFDPAYPEVVLHGMARMIPRLSPYLTRMPRCFVDGGYYTKTRENRFLAGPLPMEGAYVIGALSGYGMMASNGAADLLADYIAERPLPRYAPAFRLDRYENPDYVKLLEGWGDSGQL
- a CDS encoding GNAT family N-acetyltransferase, whose translation is MALAPIIRRYEPADFDAVNDLWRRARLRAFPDFQARKGHTAEEDREHFRDVVLVRHDVWVAELDGRATGFLAMAGDFIDQLYIDPDHQRKGIGRALIAHAQALSPSGLRLFTFQINHDGRAFYESLGFVAVRLGVSPAPESEPDVEYHWKPQRESIACS
- a CDS encoding class II aldolase/adducin family protein; translation: MTDSALTIRSLKDKVSPEEWAVRVDLAACYRLVSRYGWEDLVFTHISARVPGTQDHFLINPYGLFFDEITASSLVKIDQEGNKADDSPFPVNAAGFVIHSAIHGARHDAQCVLHTHTPSGVAVSTQRAGLLPISQHSISVLGSLSYHDFEGPALRDDEKPRLVADLGDKNSLILRNHGLLTVGETVAEAFVSMYYLETSCAIQVRAQSGGGELISVPKEIIDSAYPVMGARRGGSRGELVWPGLLRRLDRSDPSYRD
- a CDS encoding DUF4197 domain-containing protein codes for the protein MIALRLAVAVALALFATPAWAQLDQVLKGLGLSQQGSGLSDVKVGAGLKEALQVATEKSVSLTGRTNGYFGNEAIKILMPEKLRSVEQGLRVVGYGPKVDEFVLSMNRAAEKAAPAAKKIFWDAIGSMTFDDAQKILGGGDTAATDFFKRTTTDKLTAAFKPVVDRTMGEVGVVRKYKELMGRFEAIPFAQSQTFDLDGYVVGKALDGLFHVVGEQERQIRTNPAARTTALLKEVFASK